From the genome of Sphingobacterium kitahiroshimense, one region includes:
- a CDS encoding SusC/RagA family TonB-linked outer membrane protein, translated as MYFKSSRLLWLLLPLTCHSLPTEASNLRIALLKSELNIQQQLSGTVLDEAGQPIIGATVRNLRTQQDYQTDHNGRFVMDGKVGDTISIRFIGYTTTQQTITSQSGFQIKMTSEGQQLEEVMVSIGYQKIRKSDVTGAIASVKAEELNLTSPKLSQALVGKIAGVQVMQTSGAPYEGTKIKVRGMGSINAGSDPLYVIDGYPSGNNLNINPNDIETIDVLKDAASAAIYGSRAAGGVVLITTKRGKEGRSNIDYEVLGGFGQLSKKIDLLNSEEFIDLLIDGRNNAYKDLVTGRGLVWNENMRLDSNADRVARVSNAGSVSIPEEYYDFSTGLAKKAKYDTDWQDALYRNAPFQRHNISAYGGNDKNRYFLSTSYQNQEGIMLGTGQEVFNFRANTDAKVSKRLTVGANVSFTYNDNNEVTTGRYDRSPSMAALIYLPTLPVYNEDGSYAKFLMANLSGNNYGVQNPENPLAYVTEIKNNRRGKRGLYNAFADFSIFDGLSLKVNGGLATYDEKYDYYRPTSISNGNNAPYSNSAKAAAYADANTLSEIDKLVETTLNYNKTFAEKHQVTALLGYSAQRTDIDYMSVRANGFQNDAIEEITNKGADPSNFQLLDAYKRITTLQSYFSRVNYSYASKYFLSASFRTDGSSRFGPNTKWGTFPSVSAGWTISKEDFYDAWLGEGSTAKLRVSWGKSGNNNIGEYKAKTTYNSPTGVIIGDKVETSLAPGDLRDPKLGWETTSQYNAGLDLGLFRGRLNIMSNIYLSRSSDMLFDQPITAVSGATTILTNLPNSKVENKGFDLQLDAALVRKKDFDLGISGNINVNRNKVLDLGGGSTIMTNGAERSYITHITQEGSPIGMFYGFKVLGVATEENYKSVAPSAGSTNPLQPGDLYFEDVDGNGIVNDEDKRVIGSPHPDFTYGFAINTRYKNFDLRASFNGSQGNKVLDGYDYYLYNMEGSGNQYADVAQRYRSASNPGNGEVYRASRGGTQSNSTRLSTFYLQDGSFLRMTNIILGYSLPTATANKLALSGVRISASVDNPFTISKYKGYNPEPDYNQRGNLTPGVDYGLYPLVRTFNLGLKVTF; from the coding sequence ATGTACTTTAAATCATCTAGACTATTGTGGCTGTTATTACCACTTACATGCCACTCACTACCTACAGAAGCAAGCAATTTAAGAATAGCATTGTTGAAAAGTGAACTTAACATTCAACAGCAGCTATCCGGAACCGTGCTCGATGAAGCTGGTCAACCCATTATTGGCGCGACTGTCCGCAATTTGCGCACCCAACAAGACTATCAGACAGATCATAACGGTCGATTTGTGATGGACGGAAAAGTCGGAGATACCATCTCTATTCGATTTATTGGATATACGACCACACAACAGACCATTACTTCCCAAAGTGGATTTCAGATTAAGATGACCTCAGAAGGGCAGCAACTCGAGGAAGTAATGGTTTCCATAGGTTACCAAAAAATCCGTAAATCTGATGTGACAGGAGCTATTGCAAGTGTAAAAGCAGAAGAACTCAACCTGACATCACCTAAGCTGTCGCAAGCTTTAGTCGGTAAAATAGCAGGTGTGCAAGTTATGCAAACGAGTGGCGCGCCTTATGAAGGAACAAAAATTAAGGTACGTGGAATGGGATCTATCAATGCAGGATCGGATCCTTTGTATGTCATTGACGGCTATCCTTCGGGAAACAACTTAAATATCAATCCAAATGATATTGAAACCATTGATGTCCTTAAAGATGCCGCTTCTGCCGCAATCTATGGTTCTCGTGCCGCTGGCGGTGTTGTCCTTATTACGACCAAACGAGGTAAAGAAGGTCGTAGTAATATCGATTACGAAGTATTAGGTGGTTTTGGACAATTATCAAAAAAGATAGATCTATTAAATTCTGAAGAATTTATCGATTTACTGATTGATGGTCGAAATAATGCCTATAAAGATTTAGTTACAGGAAGAGGATTGGTTTGGAATGAAAATATGCGTTTAGATAGCAATGCCGACCGTGTTGCTCGCGTAAGTAATGCCGGTTCAGTATCGATTCCAGAAGAATACTACGATTTTTCGACAGGTTTGGCCAAGAAAGCAAAATATGATACCGATTGGCAAGATGCCTTATACCGAAATGCACCTTTTCAAAGACACAATATATCTGCCTATGGTGGAAACGATAAAAACAGATACTTTTTAAGTACTTCATATCAAAATCAGGAAGGTATTATGTTGGGTACAGGGCAGGAGGTTTTTAATTTTAGAGCCAATACCGATGCTAAGGTAAGTAAGCGACTTACTGTCGGAGCCAATGTCTCTTTCACCTACAACGATAACAACGAAGTGACCACAGGCCGCTATGATAGGAGTCCTTCTATGGCCGCATTAATTTATTTACCTACACTTCCTGTTTATAATGAAGATGGTAGTTACGCTAAATTTTTGATGGCAAATCTTTCAGGTAACAACTATGGCGTCCAAAATCCAGAAAATCCATTGGCCTACGTCACTGAGATCAAAAATAACAGACGCGGAAAACGCGGTTTATATAATGCTTTTGCAGATTTCTCAATCTTTGATGGTTTGAGCCTAAAAGTAAATGGTGGATTAGCAACTTATGACGAGAAGTACGATTATTATAGACCTACAAGTATTTCAAATGGTAATAATGCACCCTATTCAAATTCTGCAAAAGCCGCAGCATATGCCGACGCCAATACGCTTAGTGAAATTGATAAGTTAGTTGAAACGACCTTAAATTATAATAAGACATTTGCAGAAAAACATCAAGTGACAGCCCTGTTAGGTTATTCGGCTCAAAGGACAGATATCGATTACATGTCTGTTCGCGCCAATGGATTTCAAAACGATGCTATTGAAGAGATTACCAACAAAGGTGCAGATCCATCAAATTTTCAACTACTCGATGCATATAAAAGAATTACAACACTGCAGTCGTATTTTAGCCGCGTAAACTACAGTTATGCATCCAAATATTTTCTATCTGCATCTTTCCGTACGGATGGTTCATCTCGTTTTGGACCTAACACCAAATGGGGAACATTTCCTTCCGTTTCTGCAGGTTGGACCATCTCTAAAGAAGATTTTTATGATGCATGGCTAGGAGAGGGGTCTACTGCGAAGCTAAGAGTAAGTTGGGGTAAAAGTGGAAACAACAATATTGGTGAATATAAGGCTAAAACCACATACAATTCACCTACAGGTGTGATTATTGGTGACAAAGTGGAAACATCACTTGCTCCCGGAGATTTACGTGACCCTAAATTGGGTTGGGAAACCACCTCACAATACAATGCTGGCTTGGATTTAGGACTTTTCCGAGGACGCTTGAATATTATGAGTAATATTTATTTGAGTCGTTCGTCCGATATGTTGTTCGATCAACCGATCACCGCAGTATCAGGAGCAACAACGATCTTGACCAACTTGCCTAATAGTAAAGTTGAAAACAAAGGATTTGATCTTCAACTCGATGCTGCCTTAGTGCGTAAAAAAGACTTTGATTTAGGTATTAGCGGTAACATCAATGTCAACCGCAATAAAGTACTGGATCTTGGTGGCGGATCTACCATTATGACAAATGGGGCAGAACGCTCATATATCACGCATATTACACAAGAGGGCAGTCCTATTGGTATGTTCTACGGATTCAAAGTATTGGGAGTAGCTACCGAAGAAAACTATAAAAGTGTTGCCCCATCTGCAGGATCAACTAATCCTTTGCAACCAGGAGATCTTTATTTTGAAGACGTTGACGGAAATGGCATTGTGAATGATGAAGACAAACGTGTTATCGGAAGTCCACATCCTGATTTCACCTACGGATTTGCGATTAATACACGTTATAAAAACTTTGACTTGAGAGCCTCATTCAATGGATCACAGGGAAATAAAGTATTGGATGGTTACGACTATTACTTATATAATATGGAAGGTTCAGGCAATCAATATGCAGACGTTGCCCAACGGTACAGATCGGCATCAAACCCAGGCAATGGTGAAGTATATCGTGCTTCAAGGGGTGGTACGCAGAGCAACAGCACCCGTCTATCTACTTTTTACCTACAAGATGGATCTTTCCTTAGGATGACCAATATTATATTAGGTTACAGCTTACCAACTGCAACTGCCAATAAGTTAGCTCTTTCAGGTGTAAGGATATCCGCAAGTGTAGACAATCCATTTACCATTAGCAAATATAAAGGTTACAATCCAGAGCCCGACTACAATCAACGCGGTAATCTGACTCCTGGGGTAGATTACGGTTTGTATCCTTTGGTGCGTACATTCAATCTTGGATTAAAAGTTACATTTTAA
- a CDS encoding iron-containing alcohol dehydrogenase, which produces MSKLFIAGEVFHGAGSLDELKNIQGKKAVIVTGGNSMRKSGTLDRAISFLTEAGIEVSIFEGVEEDPSSTTCLKGAEQIQAFQPDWIIGLGGCSAIDAAKIMWVFYEYPDIDFDSIIKPFTVPVLRNKAKFIAIPSTSGTGTETTGLAVITDREKGVKYPVVSYELTPDIAIVDGEICASMPAHVTANTGLDVLTHCVEAYVSNIENNYADALSKGGLELVFDNLKEAVVHPDNITARQNMHDASFMAGLAFNNAWLGIVHSLSHQVGALYGIPHGASNAIFLPNVIRYNAQETARYPELAKIIGEETAEGLAVAIEHLRSEVNNKGSIKDFGISKEIWEKNLDFIAQNALVDPCTGFNPRVPSLDELKAIYNACYEGVVFSEEVLNA; this is translated from the coding sequence ATGAGTAAATTATTTATTGCAGGCGAGGTTTTCCATGGTGCTGGAAGTCTTGACGAATTGAAAAATATCCAAGGTAAAAAAGCTGTAATTGTAACAGGTGGCAATTCAATGCGTAAAAGTGGCACACTAGATAGAGCGATTTCATTTCTTACAGAAGCGGGCATCGAAGTCAGCATTTTTGAAGGAGTAGAAGAAGATCCTTCATCAACAACTTGCCTTAAAGGTGCAGAGCAGATTCAAGCTTTTCAACCCGATTGGATTATTGGATTAGGAGGCTGTTCCGCTATTGATGCTGCTAAGATTATGTGGGTTTTCTACGAATATCCAGATATCGATTTTGATAGTATTATAAAACCTTTTACCGTTCCAGTATTAAGAAATAAGGCCAAGTTCATAGCCATTCCTTCAACAAGCGGTACAGGTACAGAAACAACAGGTCTTGCTGTAATTACAGATCGCGAGAAAGGTGTCAAATATCCAGTCGTTTCTTACGAACTTACACCTGATATAGCTATTGTAGACGGAGAAATATGTGCATCGATGCCAGCTCACGTTACCGCAAATACAGGTCTTGATGTATTAACACACTGTGTTGAAGCTTATGTTTCCAATATCGAGAATAATTATGCCGATGCATTATCAAAAGGCGGATTAGAACTTGTATTTGACAATCTAAAAGAAGCTGTGGTTCATCCAGATAACATTACAGCTCGTCAAAATATGCATGATGCCTCTTTTATGGCAGGTTTAGCTTTCAATAACGCTTGGTTAGGTATTGTACACTCTTTATCACATCAAGTAGGTGCATTATATGGTATTCCGCATGGTGCTTCCAATGCCATTTTTCTACCCAATGTCATCCGCTATAATGCACAAGAAACTGCACGTTACCCAGAGTTGGCTAAAATAATTGGAGAGGAAACAGCAGAAGGTTTAGCAGTAGCTATTGAACATTTACGTTCGGAGGTGAATAACAAGGGTTCAATCAAAGATTTTGGTATCTCTAAAGAGATTTGGGAGAAAAACTTAGATTTTATTGCTCAAAATGCTTTAGTTGACCCATGTACAGGTTTTAATCCACGTGTACCTTCTTTAGATGAATTGAAAGCGATTTATAATGCTTGTTACGAGGGTGTTGTGTTTTCAGAAGAAGTTCTAAATGCTTAA
- a CDS encoding helix-turn-helix domain-containing protein, whose translation MKKLKIKDNQQKKEDQELSFRVFDLTDENLDQYTEAHKKDHFCIYVIEGGTMQMSVEDEIHNLKSGKIAVIFPEQVSLISNQSIDLKGKIILFEEILFCSDILKNELSTYNVNLSTQLNCTMLAANDFQRSLGMIDIIQDIYQNPSLVKKEQARFYIKIFLLGLIESVHGLHPILYQESTDKPIYIRYKKLLNIHYKQHRTVQYYASQLMITTKKLNAITKKHCGDTAIETIHHRILIEIKRQLTFSDLSHKEIAFDLGFNSPSALNKFVRSKLKETPTQLQQELSQMYNG comes from the coding sequence TTGAAGAAATTAAAGATAAAAGATAATCAGCAGAAGAAGGAAGACCAAGAATTGTCTTTTAGAGTATTTGATTTGACCGATGAAAATTTGGATCAATATACAGAAGCGCATAAAAAAGATCATTTTTGCATCTATGTGATTGAAGGAGGAACTATGCAAATGAGTGTAGAAGATGAAATTCATAACCTCAAATCAGGTAAAATAGCGGTAATATTTCCAGAACAGGTGAGTTTAATCTCAAATCAAAGTATAGATCTAAAGGGTAAAATCATCCTATTTGAAGAAATATTATTCTGTTCCGATATTTTAAAAAATGAATTGAGTACATACAATGTTAATCTTTCTACCCAACTCAATTGCACGATGCTTGCTGCAAATGATTTTCAGCGTAGTTTAGGAATGATAGATATTATTCAAGATATTTATCAAAATCCTAGTCTTGTTAAAAAAGAGCAAGCAAGATTTTATATAAAAATATTCTTATTAGGGTTGATTGAATCGGTCCATGGTCTACATCCTATATTGTATCAAGAAAGTACAGATAAGCCCATTTACATTCGATACAAGAAATTGTTAAATATCCATTATAAACAACATCGTACTGTTCAGTATTATGCATCGCAATTGATGATCACAACAAAAAAGTTAAATGCCATTACTAAAAAACATTGTGGCGATACTGCTATTGAAACCATTCATCATCGCATTTTAATTGAAATTAAGCGACAGTTGACATTCTCAGATCTATCGCACAAAGAGATTGCTTTCGATCTAGGTTTTAATTCACCGTCAGCGTTGAACAAGTTTGTACGATCAAAATTAAAAGAAACACCAACACAACTGCAACAAGAACTGTCGCAAATGTATAACGGATAG